A portion of the Chlamydia caviae GPIC genome contains these proteins:
- a CDS encoding ABC transporter permease subunit produces the protein MVAASFFFSSILGGLLGLGLFVTAPYGLKPMKSIHSTTSIVLSFLTAIPFAILIVILFPVTRWIVGTSLGATASIVPLTLGALPLVASFVSDALRVGALTCVEPSIALGIPKVKIVKDILFPEIFPQLIFSLKSLVVHLIACSTFAGFVGGGGLGQILLQYGYYRFDFSITLSVLVTTLFFIEGIRILGDTWGRRILRRRGIL, from the coding sequence ATGGTAGCTGCATCTTTCTTTTTCTCATCCATTTTAGGTGGTCTTTTAGGATTAGGACTTTTCGTAACAGCTCCCTATGGATTGAAACCAATGAAAAGTATCCATTCAACAACTTCCATTGTGTTGAGTTTCCTTACCGCTATTCCGTTCGCTATTTTAATAGTTATTTTATTCCCAGTAACGCGGTGGATAGTAGGTACCTCTTTAGGGGCAACAGCCTCCATAGTGCCTTTAACTTTGGGAGCTTTACCTTTAGTCGCTTCTTTTGTGTCTGATGCGTTGCGTGTGGGGGCGTTAACATGTGTTGAACCCTCTATAGCTTTAGGGATCCCTAAAGTAAAAATTGTAAAAGATATTCTTTTCCCAGAAATTTTCCCCCAGCTAATTTTTTCATTAAAGTCGTTAGTTGTACACCTGATTGCTTGCTCTACCTTTGCAGGGTTTGTTGGGGGTGGAGGATTGGGGCAGATTTTATTGCAATATGGTTACTATCGTTTTGATTTTTCCATAACGCTATCTGTATTGGTTACTACTTTGTTTTTTATTGAAGGTATCCGGATTTTGGGGGATACTTGGGGACGGCGTATACTAAGACGTCGGGGGATTCTATGA
- a CDS encoding MetQ/NlpA family ABC transporter substrate-binding protein: protein MKKIKLLALVALLASLTGCNKNSEEVLRIAASPTPHAELLYSLQKEAKSLGLRLQILPVDDYRVPNRLLLDKQIEANYFQHEDFLKDECSHYQCEGKLTVLAKVHLEPMGLYSNKIQSLDELKSRKQLRIAVPVDRTNEQRALDLLKDCGLIAYKKSSHLDMTAKDVCGCGDRKVIVIEIAAPLLASSLPDVDAAVIPGNFAIAAGFYPYKNSLCLEDVHTSKYTNVVVVRSEDVDSPQIQKLRQLFESASVKDFFDAKYKESFSLH, encoded by the coding sequence ATGAAAAAAATAAAATTACTAGCGCTAGTTGCTTTATTAGCTTCTTTAACAGGGTGTAATAAGAACTCTGAAGAAGTTTTGCGTATCGCTGCCAGTCCAACGCCACACGCTGAACTTCTCTATAGCTTGCAAAAAGAAGCAAAATCCTTAGGATTACGTCTCCAAATACTTCCTGTAGACGATTATCGTGTGCCTAACCGTTTACTTTTAGATAAACAAATAGAGGCAAATTATTTCCAACACGAAGACTTCTTAAAAGATGAATGCTCGCATTATCAGTGTGAAGGAAAGCTGACTGTCTTAGCTAAAGTGCACTTAGAGCCCATGGGGTTATATTCTAATAAGATTCAATCTCTTGATGAGCTTAAAAGCAGAAAACAATTACGTATTGCTGTTCCTGTAGACAGGACAAATGAGCAACGCGCTCTCGATCTATTGAAAGATTGTGGTTTGATTGCTTATAAAAAATCTTCTCATCTAGATATGACAGCGAAAGATGTTTGTGGTTGTGGGGATAGAAAAGTTATTGTTATAGAGATTGCAGCACCTTTATTAGCATCTTCGTTACCCGATGTAGATGCCGCTGTTATTCCTGGAAATTTTGCTATTGCTGCAGGATTTTATCCCTATAAAAATAGCCTTTGCTTAGAGGATGTTCACACATCTAAGTATACTAATGTTGTTGTTGTACGCTCTGAAGATGTAGATAGTCCGCAAATACAGAAATTACGTCAGTTATTTGAGAGTGCTTCTGTGAAAGACTTCTTTGATGCGAAATACAAAGAAAGCTTTTCACTTCATTAA
- a CDS encoding DciA family protein, with protein sequence MFPFLKNRELHKTKTSKKTASTIKHAKHYLNGYLKKIEHIVAANPKEVIEAWNEMLGTKYNGMFQALGFKDHILLVKIYSSSLYASLKQTNQSSLIARLHQVVPHAKIKEIQFLLG encoded by the coding sequence ATGTTTCCCTTCCTTAAAAATCGAGAGTTACACAAAACGAAAACTTCTAAAAAAACAGCTTCTACAATTAAACATGCAAAGCATTACTTAAATGGATATTTAAAGAAAATAGAGCACATTGTCGCTGCCAATCCTAAAGAAGTAATAGAAGCATGGAATGAAATGTTAGGAACCAAGTATAATGGAATGTTCCAAGCTTTAGGGTTTAAGGATCATATTCTATTGGTAAAGATTTACAGTTCTTCTTTGTATGCTTCGCTAAAGCAAACGAATCAAAGTAGTTTAATCGCTCGGTTGCACCAAGTAGTTCCTCACGCTAAGATCAAGGAAATACAGTTTTTGTTAGGATAA
- the gyrB gene encoding DNA topoisomerase (ATP-hydrolyzing) subunit B, with protein sequence MDAKEKSYDASAITVLEGLQAVRERPGMYIGDTGITGLHHLVYEVVDNSIDEAMAGYCSEIYVRILEDGGITISDNGRGIPIQIHEKESKKQGRDVSALEVVLTVLHAGGKFDKDSYKVSGGLHGVGVSCVNALAEKLVATVYKDKQAYQMEFSRGVPVTALQPLGVTDKQGTEITFYPDNKIFSSCVFDRSILIKRLRELAFLNRGITIVFEDDRDVSFDKVVFFYEGGIQSFVSYLNQNKESLFPEPIYISGIRTGDDGDIEFEAALQWNSGYSELIYSYANNIPTRQGGTHLTGFSTALTRVLNAYIKAHNLAKNDKLSLTGEDIREGLTAVVSVKVPNPQFEGQTKQKLGNSDVGSVSQQITGEALTTFFEENPQIAKMIVEKVFIAAQAREAAKKARELTLRKSALDSARLPGKLIDCLEKDPEKCEMYIVEGDSAGGSAKQGRDRRFQAILPIRGKILNVEKARLQKIFQNQEIGTIIAALGCGIGSDNFNLSKLRYRRIIIMTDADVDGSHIRTLLLTFFYRHMTALIENECVYIAQPPLYKVSKKKDFRYILSEKEMDDYLLTLGVGDSKLVFKNGGREISGEALDSFVKLILNVESFIVALEKKAIPFSEFLEMRSETSGYPLYYCPPKSGKQGGRYFHSTEEKDKEVLSSEDPDSVKVVELYKTAVFAEIQEELRDYGLDIRHYLNPKDSEMVITNEDSKTLPYTCYTLKEVIDHLKALGRKGIEIQRYKGLGEMNADQLWDTTMNPEQRTLVRVSLKDAVEADHIFTMLMGEEVPPRREFIENHALSVKMNNLDI encoded by the coding sequence ATGGACGCAAAAGAAAAAAGTTACGACGCCTCAGCTATTACCGTTTTAGAAGGGCTTCAAGCCGTTCGTGAGCGTCCTGGGATGTATATTGGAGATACTGGAATTACAGGACTTCATCACTTAGTGTATGAAGTTGTAGATAACAGTATCGACGAAGCTATGGCGGGCTATTGTTCTGAAATCTATGTTAGGATTTTAGAGGATGGTGGTATTACTATATCCGACAATGGTCGAGGGATTCCAATACAGATTCATGAAAAGGAATCTAAGAAACAAGGTAGAGATGTTTCTGCTTTAGAAGTTGTTCTCACGGTGCTTCATGCTGGGGGAAAGTTCGATAAAGATAGTTATAAGGTGTCTGGAGGATTGCACGGGGTTGGTGTCTCCTGCGTTAACGCCTTGGCTGAGAAATTAGTCGCAACGGTTTATAAAGATAAGCAAGCTTATCAAATGGAATTCTCCAGAGGAGTTCCTGTAACAGCCTTGCAACCTTTAGGGGTTACAGATAAGCAGGGAACAGAAATCACTTTCTATCCCGATAACAAAATCTTTTCCTCATGTGTTTTCGATCGTTCTATTCTCATTAAAAGACTAAGAGAGCTTGCTTTCTTAAATCGAGGTATCACTATCGTTTTTGAAGATGATCGTGATGTCAGTTTCGATAAGGTTGTCTTTTTCTACGAAGGCGGAATTCAGTCTTTTGTTAGCTACTTAAACCAAAATAAAGAAAGTCTTTTCCCAGAACCTATTTATATTTCTGGGATCCGCACAGGGGATGATGGGGATATTGAATTCGAAGCAGCTCTCCAATGGAACTCTGGATATTCTGAACTCATTTATTCCTATGCTAATAATATTCCTACTCGTCAGGGAGGAACGCATCTTACAGGATTCTCTACTGCACTAACTCGCGTGCTTAATGCCTATATTAAAGCACATAATCTAGCTAAAAATGACAAGTTATCCTTAACCGGTGAAGACATCCGTGAAGGGCTCACTGCTGTGGTTTCTGTTAAAGTTCCTAACCCTCAATTTGAAGGTCAGACCAAGCAGAAATTAGGAAATAGTGATGTAGGATCTGTGTCACAACAGATTACCGGAGAAGCTCTAACGACATTTTTTGAGGAGAATCCTCAAATTGCCAAAATGATCGTTGAGAAAGTCTTTATTGCAGCTCAAGCTAGAGAAGCTGCGAAAAAAGCTAGAGAGTTAACCTTAAGGAAAAGTGCTTTAGATAGCGCACGACTTCCAGGGAAGCTTATCGATTGCTTAGAAAAGGATCCTGAAAAATGTGAGATGTACATTGTAGAGGGAGACTCCGCTGGAGGTTCTGCTAAGCAGGGGAGAGATCGTCGCTTCCAAGCTATCCTTCCTATCAGAGGTAAGATCTTAAACGTAGAGAAAGCTCGTTTACAAAAGATTTTTCAAAACCAAGAGATTGGAACAATTATTGCAGCTTTGGGTTGTGGTATCGGATCGGACAACTTCAACTTAAGCAAATTGCGTTATCGACGTATCATTATCATGACAGATGCTGACGTTGACGGCTCTCACATTCGTACACTGCTATTGACATTCTTCTATCGTCATATGACCGCATTGATTGAAAATGAATGCGTGTATATAGCCCAACCTCCTTTATATAAAGTTAGCAAGAAGAAAGACTTCCGCTATATCCTTTCTGAAAAAGAGATGGATGATTATCTTTTAACATTAGGCGTGGGGGATAGTAAGCTTGTTTTCAAAAATGGAGGTCGTGAGATAAGCGGAGAAGCTTTGGATAGCTTTGTAAAGCTTATCTTAAACGTAGAAAGTTTTATAGTTGCTCTAGAGAAGAAAGCTATACCTTTTTCTGAATTTTTAGAGATGCGCAGTGAAACTTCTGGGTACCCTCTATATTATTGTCCTCCAAAAAGTGGAAAACAAGGAGGACGTTACTTCCATTCTACAGAAGAGAAAGACAAAGAAGTTTTGTCATCTGAAGATCCAGATTCTGTAAAAGTTGTTGAATTGTATAAAACGGCTGTTTTTGCGGAGATCCAAGAAGAACTCCGTGATTATGGTTTAGATATTCGTCATTATCTCAATCCAAAAGATTCTGAGATGGTGATTACAAATGAAGATTCAAAAACGCTTCCATACACTTGCTATACTTTGAAAGAAGTCATTGATCATCTTAAAGCCCTTGGAAGAAAGGGAATAGAAATCCAACGCTATAAAGGTCTTGGAGAGATGAACGCAGATCAGCTTTGGGATACGACTATGAATCCTGAGCAAAGAACTTTAGTACGTGTATCATTGAAAGATGCTGTAGAGGCAGATCATATTTTTACCATGCTTATGGGAGAAGAAGTCCCGCCAAGAAGGGAATTTATTGAAAATCACGCTCTATCAGTTAAGATGAATAATTTAGATATTTAG
- the gyrA gene encoding DNA topoisomerase (ATP-hydrolyzing) subunit A gives MFNKEEIIVPKNLEEEMKESYLRYSMSVIISRALPDVRDGLKPSQRRILYAMKQLNLTPGAKHRKCAKICGDTSGDYHPHGESVIYPTLVRMAQNWAMRYPLVDGQGNFGSIDGDPAAAMRYTEARLTHSAIFLMEDLDKDTVDMVSNYDETKHEPVVFPSKFPNLLCNGSSGIAVGMATNIPPHNLGELIEATLLVLSNPNASIEEILEVMPGPDFPTGGIICGGEGIRSTYHTGRGKIKVRARLHVEENADKHRENIILTEMPYNVNKSRLIEQIADLVNDKTLAGISDVRDESDKDGIRVVLELKKGESSEIVINRLYKFTDIQVTFGANMLALDKNLPRTMNIHRMISAWIRHRTEVIRRRTRYELNKAEARAHILEGFLKALSCLDEVVRTIRNSDSKEHAKHQLVENFGFTEQQSVAILELRLYQLTGLEAEKIQKEYDELLNKIAYYKRVLADEGLVKDIIRNELQDIQRVHKTPRRTRIEFDADDIRDIEDIITNEPVIITISGDDYVKRMPIKVFREQKRGGHGVSGFDMKKGSDFLKAVYSASTKDYLLIFTNFGQCYWLKVWQLPEGERRAKGKPIINFLEGIRPGEQLAAVLNVKNFENAGFLFLATKHGVVKKVALEAFSNPRKKGIRALEIDDGDELIAAAHITSEEEKVMLFTRLGMAVRFPHDKVRPMGRTARGVRGVSLKNENDRVVACQIVKDDQSVLVVCDNGFGKRSQVGDFRETNRGGVGVRSILINERNGDVLGAISVTDNDSILLMSAQGQAIRINMQDVRVMGRSTQGVRLVHVKDGDILVAMEKLSLNEDETLADIEQESPSPQV, from the coding sequence ATGTTTAACAAAGAAGAAATCATTGTCCCTAAAAATCTAGAAGAAGAAATGAAGGAAAGTTACCTTCGTTATTCTATGTCTGTGATTATTTCCCGGGCACTTCCTGATGTTCGTGATGGTTTGAAGCCTTCACAGAGACGCATTCTTTATGCGATGAAACAATTAAATCTTACCCCTGGAGCCAAGCATCGTAAATGTGCGAAAATTTGCGGTGACACCTCTGGAGACTACCATCCTCACGGCGAAAGTGTTATTTACCCTACATTGGTGCGTATGGCTCAAAATTGGGCTATGCGTTATCCACTGGTAGATGGACAAGGAAACTTTGGTTCTATTGACGGTGATCCTGCAGCTGCTATGCGTTATACGGAAGCCCGTCTAACTCATAGTGCGATCTTCCTAATGGAAGATTTAGATAAAGATACCGTAGACATGGTATCCAACTATGATGAGACAAAACACGAACCTGTTGTTTTCCCTTCGAAATTCCCTAACCTTCTTTGTAATGGTTCCTCGGGTATTGCTGTGGGTATGGCGACAAATATCCCTCCACATAATCTTGGGGAATTAATTGAAGCTACGCTACTTGTATTAAGCAATCCTAATGCTTCTATTGAAGAAATCTTAGAAGTCATGCCTGGTCCTGATTTCCCCACAGGGGGGATCATTTGTGGCGGTGAAGGCATTCGCTCTACATACCATACAGGAAGAGGTAAAATAAAAGTCCGCGCACGTCTTCATGTAGAAGAGAATGCGGATAAGCATCGTGAGAATATTATTCTCACCGAGATGCCTTACAATGTAAATAAATCCAGATTAATCGAGCAAATTGCCGATCTAGTTAATGATAAGACCTTAGCAGGAATTTCAGACGTTCGAGATGAATCGGATAAAGATGGTATCAGAGTCGTTCTTGAGCTGAAGAAAGGAGAATCATCGGAAATTGTTATTAACCGTCTCTATAAGTTTACTGATATTCAAGTGACTTTCGGAGCTAACATGCTTGCCTTGGATAAAAATCTCCCAAGGACCATGAATATTCATAGAATGATTTCTGCTTGGATACGTCACCGTACAGAAGTTATCCGTAGAAGAACCCGCTACGAATTGAATAAAGCTGAAGCACGCGCGCATATTCTTGAAGGTTTCTTAAAAGCTCTTTCTTGTTTAGATGAGGTTGTTCGTACAATTCGCAATAGTGATAGTAAAGAGCACGCTAAACACCAACTAGTTGAGAATTTTGGATTTACCGAACAGCAATCTGTAGCTATTCTTGAATTACGCTTGTACCAATTGACAGGGTTAGAAGCTGAGAAAATTCAAAAAGAATACGATGAATTGCTAAATAAAATTGCTTACTACAAACGTGTTCTTGCTGACGAAGGTCTCGTCAAAGATATCATTAGAAATGAACTGCAGGACATTCAAAGAGTTCATAAAACTCCTCGTAGAACTAGGATAGAATTTGATGCTGATGATATCCGCGATATTGAAGATATCATCACTAATGAACCTGTAATTATTACCATATCAGGTGATGATTATGTAAAAAGAATGCCTATAAAAGTCTTTAGAGAGCAGAAACGTGGTGGTCACGGAGTTTCTGGATTCGATATGAAGAAAGGCTCTGATTTCTTAAAAGCAGTATATTCAGCATCCACAAAAGACTACCTATTAATCTTCACTAATTTTGGTCAATGTTACTGGCTGAAAGTATGGCAATTGCCTGAAGGTGAAAGACGCGCCAAAGGTAAGCCGATTATTAATTTCCTTGAAGGCATCCGTCCTGGAGAACAACTTGCAGCAGTTCTTAACGTTAAGAACTTTGAAAATGCTGGATTCTTGTTCTTGGCAACGAAACATGGTGTTGTTAAGAAGGTCGCTCTTGAAGCTTTCAGCAATCCTAGAAAGAAAGGTATTCGTGCTTTAGAAATAGATGACGGCGATGAGCTCATTGCAGCTGCTCATATTACTAGTGAGGAAGAAAAAGTCATGCTCTTTACAAGATTAGGCATGGCTGTACGTTTCCCTCATGACAAGGTACGTCCTATGGGAAGAACAGCACGTGGTGTACGCGGTGTTTCATTAAAGAATGAAAATGATCGTGTAGTGGCTTGCCAAATTGTTAAAGATGATCAATCTGTTCTTGTTGTTTGTGATAATGGTTTCGGAAAACGTTCTCAAGTGGGAGACTTCAGAGAAACCAATCGTGGTGGAGTAGGAGTACGCTCTATCCTTATCAATGAGAGAAACGGGGATGTTCTTGGAGCTATTTCCGTTACAGATAATGACAGTATTTTACTGATGTCAGCACAAGGGCAAGCTATCCGTATTAATATGCAAGATGTACGCGTTATGGGAAGATCTACTCAAGGTGTGCGTTTAGTCCATGTTAAAGACGGTGATATCCTAGTTGCTATGGAGAAACTCTCTTTAAATGAAGATGAAACTCTAGCAGATATCGAACAAGAGAGTCCCTCACCACAAGTATAG
- the tmk gene encoding dTMP kinase codes for MFIVIEGCEGSGKSSLTELLKDRLIAEGKAVVATREPGGSPLGERVRDLILEPSTPSISPYTELFLFLAARAEHITKKIFPALESGNIVICDRFHDSTIVYQGIAEGLGKEYVTSLCHHVVGEKKFLPDLTCLLDIPADEGLRRKQQQKSLDKFEDKPLAYHTKIREGFLSLAEAHPNSYLILDGRQPLEESLNKVMTAYTELALCK; via the coding sequence GTGTTTATAGTCATTGAAGGATGTGAAGGTTCTGGGAAAAGTTCCTTAACAGAACTCCTAAAAGACAGGCTAATAGCTGAGGGGAAAGCGGTTGTTGCCACTAGAGAGCCTGGGGGGTCTCCTCTAGGAGAGCGAGTGCGGGATTTGATTTTAGAACCATCTACACCATCAATTTCCCCTTATACAGAGCTGTTTCTATTTCTTGCTGCACGTGCGGAACACATAACTAAAAAAATATTTCCAGCATTAGAATCAGGAAATATTGTCATTTGTGATAGATTTCACGATTCTACAATTGTCTACCAGGGAATAGCTGAAGGATTAGGCAAAGAGTATGTGACAAGCCTATGTCATCATGTCGTAGGAGAGAAAAAGTTTCTTCCAGATTTAACTTGTCTTTTAGATATTCCAGCTGATGAAGGCTTAAGAAGAAAACAACAGCAAAAATCTTTAGATAAATTCGAAGATAAACCTTTAGCCTATCATACAAAAATCCGTGAAGGGTTTTTATCTCTTGCTGAAGCACATCCTAATAGTTATCTTATTTTAGATGGGAGACAACCTCTCGAAGAGTCTCTTAATAAAGTAATGACAGCCTATACAGAACTCGCGTTATGCAAATAG
- a CDS encoding PRK05917 family protein yields the protein MQIEEKVDNDPWEALLDNINQGKVSHAILLHGNALSLLSQYAYDLAAHILIKDTPEAQYKITQRVHPDIHEFFPSGKGRLHPIEIPRDIKKQIGVLPYEGCYKIYIIHEVDRMTLPAISVFLKVLEDAPAHSVILLTSAKLQRIPATILSRSLSIYIQGKENVAPNEEDIEYLLNYASGKMKITEVGQIVKGNADTDKQVLRDKAKVLLEILLKLFRDRFMLSLNIPASALAYPKYAKDILNLPILPLEKVLIIIEKAHQALDNSSSATSCMEWVALQLVSLNNRLAR from the coding sequence ATGCAAATAGAAGAAAAGGTTGATAATGACCCCTGGGAAGCCTTACTTGATAATATTAATCAAGGGAAGGTCTCTCATGCAATTTTATTGCATGGGAATGCATTATCCTTACTTTCACAATATGCGTATGATTTAGCAGCGCATATCCTTATTAAAGATACTCCTGAAGCACAATATAAAATTACCCAAAGAGTTCATCCTGATATTCACGAGTTTTTCCCTTCAGGGAAAGGAAGATTGCATCCTATAGAGATTCCTAGAGACATTAAAAAACAGATAGGCGTGCTGCCTTATGAAGGGTGTTATAAGATCTATATCATTCATGAAGTAGATCGCATGACTCTTCCAGCAATCTCTGTGTTTTTAAAAGTTCTTGAAGATGCTCCCGCGCATAGTGTGATTCTACTGACATCGGCAAAACTTCAGCGTATCCCGGCAACGATTCTTTCCCGTAGTTTATCTATCTATATTCAAGGCAAGGAAAACGTAGCCCCAAATGAAGAAGATATAGAATATCTTTTAAACTATGCCTCTGGGAAAATGAAAATTACAGAAGTAGGACAAATAGTTAAAGGCAACGCCGATACAGATAAGCAGGTGCTTAGAGATAAAGCTAAGGTCCTTTTGGAAATTCTTCTTAAATTATTTAGAGATCGCTTTATGCTTTCTTTAAATATCCCTGCAAGCGCGCTGGCATATCCTAAATACGCCAAAGACATCCTGAATCTACCTATACTACCTTTAGAAAAGGTATTGATTATTATAGAGAAAGCTCATCAAGCTTTGGATAACTCTTCATCAGCAACAAGTTGTATGGAATGGGTAGCCTTACAACTTGTATCACTGAATAATCGTTTAGCGCGTTAA
- a CDS encoding hydrolase: protein MDYSFFRRKFAGLDAIVCPGDPDDPVIIFCHGYGADADNLAFFPSACPFKGIRPTWIFPHGVEDLSYEFGEGKAWFPLDIPLFQSLISNPDITPETEQQYQTLFNIDFEKPKTALENLIEELGRPRQDVILGGFSQGAMMTTHLVLSSKIPYRGALICSGALLLDKGWENNVNLCAKVPFIQSHGYQDAILPYYHGERLNKLLSSRLEGDFISFKGGHEIPALVLQKMQETIPLWTNTLS, encoded by the coding sequence ATGGATTATTCATTTTTTCGTCGTAAGTTTGCTGGATTAGACGCCATAGTATGTCCTGGAGATCCTGATGATCCCGTTATTATCTTTTGTCATGGCTATGGAGCAGATGCTGATAACTTAGCATTCTTTCCTTCAGCATGTCCTTTCAAAGGTATACGTCCTACATGGATATTTCCCCATGGGGTAGAAGATCTTTCTTATGAATTTGGAGAAGGCAAGGCGTGGTTTCCTTTAGATATTCCTTTATTTCAAAGTTTGATTTCGAATCCTGATATTACTCCTGAGACAGAACAGCAATATCAAACGTTATTTAATATCGACTTTGAAAAGCCAAAAACAGCTTTAGAGAATCTTATTGAGGAGTTAGGTCGTCCTCGACAAGATGTTATTCTTGGAGGGTTTAGTCAGGGTGCTATGATGACAACGCATCTTGTGCTATCTTCTAAAATTCCTTACCGAGGAGCTTTGATTTGTTCTGGAGCTTTACTATTAGATAAAGGGTGGGAAAACAATGTGAATCTTTGTGCGAAAGTTCCCTTTATTCAAAGTCATGGATATCAGGATGCGATTTTACCTTATTATCATGGGGAAAGGCTAAACAAGCTCCTCTCTTCACGACTCGAGGGAGATTTTATTTCTTTTAAGGGAGGGCATGAAATTCCAGCGCTCGTTTTACAGAAAATGCAGGAAACGATTCCTCTATGGACAAACACTTTAAGTTAA
- a CDS encoding L-threonylcarbamoyladenylate synthase: MSGADPDFFLRQAADYLHQGKVIAFPTDTVYGLAVALNSPNAQEKIYSLKHRERGKPLVIYVNTLEDIEKFSGCPLSSQAMKLAQEFLPGPLTLLVDHRNSRFSQEKLGFRIPSLPVVERLIDLSGPLLGTSANISNFPPAVVSEEVVEDFPNEDIFIIPGQCSFGLESTVISTDPLKIYREGIISRQAIEEIMGETIEPCVTQHAFSQHVKIYTLRDSAALNEFLKLHEGFQGSVCEDPQPWNFYPTLRKALRSSDPTVIFVYNQQTSSYPELMSYLAPYTHTR; encoded by the coding sequence ATGTCCGGTGCTGATCCAGATTTTTTTTTACGTCAAGCTGCAGATTACTTACATCAAGGAAAGGTAATAGCCTTTCCAACAGATACCGTCTATGGTTTAGCTGTGGCATTAAATTCTCCAAATGCTCAAGAGAAGATCTATTCTCTAAAACATAGAGAGCGGGGGAAGCCTTTAGTTATTTATGTAAACACACTTGAAGATATTGAAAAGTTCTCAGGCTGTCCTTTGTCTTCACAAGCGATGAAACTAGCTCAAGAGTTTCTTCCAGGGCCTTTAACTTTACTTGTAGATCATAGGAATTCTAGATTTTCTCAAGAAAAGTTAGGCTTTAGGATTCCTTCCCTTCCTGTAGTAGAAAGGTTAATTGATCTATCAGGCCCTTTATTAGGAACCTCTGCGAATATTTCAAATTTCCCTCCTGCAGTAGTTTCTGAAGAAGTTGTTGAAGATTTTCCGAATGAGGATATTTTTATTATTCCTGGTCAATGTTCCTTTGGATTAGAATCTACAGTAATATCTACAGATCCATTAAAGATATATCGTGAGGGGATAATCTCACGACAAGCGATTGAAGAGATTATGGGGGAGACAATAGAGCCGTGTGTAACGCAGCATGCATTTTCTCAGCATGTTAAAATTTACACGCTAAGAGATAGTGCTGCTTTGAATGAGTTTCTTAAACTCCATGAGGGGTTTCAGGGTAGTGTTTGTGAAGATCCTCAGCCATGGAATTTCTATCCTACATTACGAAAAGCATTACGATCTTCGGATCCCACAGTTATATTTGTTTATAATCAGCAGACATCTTCATATCCGGAGCTTATGTCTTATCTAGCGCCTTATACCCACACTAGGTGA
- a CDS encoding membrane dipeptidase → MIIDMHCDLLSHKTFSDHDPFVRCSPNQLLSGGVNKQVCAIFTEHSESSPKADKQNQLFFSLPESDTRIQLISFDSDIVDQDNSKNSLSIIRSIENASALGSDYQHLSELLRKLIQLFSMGPIAYLGIVWNGRNRFGGGVFDPHKLTPDGKRLLEVMEQLAIPIDLSHCCDRLADDILDYTLDKLPTMQVLASHSNFREVQNIPRNLTNAHAKEIASRGGVIGLNIVNYFVGASLKDLQQHVYHAEKLGILDKLVLGTDFFYSDEHEKFFPECSTAKDHPNIHSILKDRLHAKDAEKILWQSAQTFLNETLRLQKERRAIRLDI, encoded by the coding sequence ATGATCATAGATATGCACTGTGACCTTCTTTCTCACAAAACTTTTTCTGATCATGATCCTTTTGTCCGTTGTTCCCCTAACCAACTACTCTCTGGGGGAGTCAATAAACAAGTGTGCGCTATATTTACTGAACATAGCGAAAGTTCCCCAAAAGCTGACAAACAAAATCAACTATTTTTCAGCCTTCCAGAATCGGATACACGCATCCAACTGATCTCTTTTGATTCTGATATTGTAGATCAAGACAACAGTAAAAACTCTCTTTCGATTATTCGTAGTATAGAAAATGCCTCAGCATTAGGTTCTGACTACCAACATCTCAGTGAACTTTTGCGTAAGCTTATTCAGCTATTTTCCATGGGGCCTATTGCTTATTTAGGTATTGTCTGGAATGGGAGAAATCGTTTTGGAGGAGGGGTTTTTGATCCCCATAAACTGACTCCTGATGGTAAGCGTTTATTAGAGGTTATGGAGCAATTGGCTATTCCTATAGATCTTAGCCATTGTTGTGATAGGCTCGCGGATGATATTCTAGATTATACCCTGGATAAGCTGCCTACCATGCAAGTTCTTGCTAGCCATTCTAACTTCCGAGAAGTTCAAAATATCCCCAGGAACCTTACCAATGCTCATGCAAAAGAAATAGCATCTAGAGGCGGCGTGATCGGTTTAAATATTGTGAACTACTTTGTAGGAGCATCTTTAAAAGATTTGCAACAGCATGTCTATCATGCTGAAAAATTGGGGATCTTGGATAAACTCGTCCTAGGAACAGACTTTTTCTATTCTGATGAACACGAGAAGTTCTTCCCAGAATGCTCTACAGCTAAAGATCACCCAAATATTCATAGTATTCTCAAAGATAGATTACACGCAAAGGACGCAGAAAAGATACTTTGGCAATCTGCCCAGACATTTTTAAATGAAACACTGCGTCTTCAAAAAGAAAGAAGAGCCATCCGTTTAGATATATAA